The Calditerrivibrio nitroreducens DSM 19672 genome window below encodes:
- a CDS encoding BCAM0308 family protein, with product MKLQKFKSLPYIKFFDFHNDPYRTEFPNYSYCTQCNITYVDKHWKLKAKPEEMKNPILCPACKKIKDGYFEGILCIKGEFAKKHKDEIINLLKNEEQKQRTKTALPRIGKIEEKDDMIIVYTTNDKLAYRFGKALFQAYKGDLSIKWSDGNIFTRVYWERN from the coding sequence ATGAAACTACAAAAGTTCAAGTCTCTTCCTTATATCAAGTTCTTCGACTTCCACAATGATCCATACAGAACTGAGTTCCCAAACTACTCATACTGTACCCAGTGTAACATCACATATGTAGACAAACATTGGAAATTAAAAGCCAAACCAGAAGAGATGAAAAATCCAATCCTCTGCCCCGCCTGCAAGAAAATAAAAGATGGATATTTTGAAGGTATACTTTGTATAAAAGGTGAATTTGCCAAAAAACACAAAGATGAAATAATAAATCTGCTAAAAAATGAAGAGCAGAAACAACGCACTAAAACTGCCTTACCAAGAATAGGAAAAATTGAAGAAAAAGATGATATGATAATTGTGTACACCACAAACGACAAATTAGCATACAGATTTGGCAAGGCCCTTTTCCAGGCTTATAAAGGGGATCTATCAATAAAATGGTCTGATGGGAACATTTTCACAAGAGTTTACTGGGAAAGAAATTAG